The genomic interval CCGGGACGGCCGCAAGGTCGCCGGCCACCGTCATGCCGTGCTTCGCGGCAATCTCCGCCGCGATGGCCGGCAGCGTGGTCCCCTCATAGGCCGCATGCCGGTTGCTGCGCAGGTCCGTGTCCATGGGCGCGGCCACGCCCCTCAGCGATATCACGTCCGGCGGTCCGGAGTGCTCGATTTCGTCCAGCGTGAACCCGCCGATGTCGCGCAGCTCCCCGCCCCGGCGCCCGATCCAGAGGGCCAGCGTGTCCCCCTGCCCCGGCCACCAGGGGCCGCACCAGTTCGAGAGCGGGTCCATCAGCTCCACCTCCAGCGTGTCGCTCTCCGCCTCCAGCACGTCCGTGTAGCGGACGGAGAGGCATTCGGGCTCCACCCAGGACGAGATGTCGCCGCCCTGGAAGTGGATTTTGAAGTCGCCCGCGGCGGCGGGGATTAACGCACCCATGGCGGCAGCCCCTCCGCGCGCGGCATTTCCTCGCGGTAAAGCACGGGAATCAGCAGGAGCGCGCCCACCGGGGGCACCGCCGGCCACTGCCCGCGCGCGTCGCGCAGCCCCGGATTGGCGCGCAGGATGGGCTCGTACCGGCCAGCGTCCGCGTAGTACGCCCAGGCCAGCGAGTCCCAGCGCTCGCCCTCGACGGCGCGGTGGTAGAGCAGTTCGCCGGTGGTTCCGGGGTCTGTGGTCACCGCAGCCATTGCTTCACCCCGTCAAAGACTTTTTCTATGAGGCCCCTCGCCCCCTCCAGTTGCGCCCGGTACGCCGGCGCCTGACGGTCGTTCTCCACGTACTCGCGCAGTGTCAGGGACACGGCCACGCTGTCCGGCTCCCCGCCCGGGCCGGCCAGTTCGGGGGTTTCCGTGAGGTCGGTCAGGACGAATTTGCCCGGGTACTCGCCGTTGCCGAAGACCAGCGACGCGGCCTCGGCCCTGTCTGCCATGGCGCGCAGTCTGGCCAGTTGGGCCGACGGCGCCCCGCCGAACTGGCGGTGCAGCCGCCCCTCGATGACGTACTCCGCAAGGTTGCGGCCCGTGCTCTGCAAGAGCGGCGGCCGGTTCACCGGCTGGTGCTCC from Candidatus Hydrogenedentota bacterium carries:
- a CDS encoding tail protein X, yielding MAAVTTDPGTTGELLYHRAVEGERWDSLAWAYYADAGRYEPILRANPGLRDARGQWPAVPPVGALLLIPVLYREEMPRAEGLPPWVR
- a CDS encoding phage tail protein, whose translation is MPYCWLGDIELEVLEWPTALSARRSHNYAEHQPVNRPPLLQSTGRNLAEYVIEGRLHRQFGGAPSAQLARLRAMADRAEAASLVFGNGEYPGKFVLTDLTETPELAGPGGEPDSVAVSLTLREYVENDRQAPAYRAQLEGARGLIEKVFDGVKQWLR